A part of Pelecanus crispus isolate bPelCri1 chromosome 22, bPelCri1.pri, whole genome shotgun sequence genomic DNA contains:
- the MTMR11 gene encoding myotubularin-related protein 11: MSGAAGGRRPAFPGLPGERVLEEAAGARQRCGGGDGDGSVPGTLLCTNRRVAFLPAQAPGSRAFLRSEDDVALPCIRKLVAASSFAKPKVLTAASTLKFIPEELAVFCRDFRLLRFRFHESGLAPQAFRVANAIAQAREAAAWLGDAGEGREGWSCPAEAPSEDEEEEEEEEEGSAATLLFESLRDWEKELKRLGAAGWRVSAVNERFDMAPSLPRYLWVPSGLLDHDLKRIFAHFEERRVPRLCWHHPGGGDLLRAAGFHAASEPGSEDVRCLEALLLGGRGPCVLADAAELPTLADIQLAHLKLRALCLPGAAAEEKWLSALEGTRWLDHVRTCLRKAVEVASLLAGRRCSVLLQEPSDRDLNCLLASLVQLLGDPHARTLPGFQSLVQREWVAAGHPFPCRLGLLRRDSPREEAPVFLLFLDCTWQLVRQFPAAFGFTEAYLLALHDSSFAPYFSTFLFSCQRQRGRGSPQRSRSQTYTPVSGWRDPSPRAGNAARELPAVWDWGLRYSRQQRARFRNPAGAAASVGPPAAPRTPGRPADAWPGAGSVFALSKGTLSPQPFPWRSGRPPPRLSRWAPSLESLGERGGSPGGNRPSAPAPGLLLPCAAGPSVRLWRRCYLRGLPEAQRGRFAPSPAGLAEELTLLQDRLRAWQSARPRAEAAGGPLAPSR, from the exons GCCCCCGGCTCCCGGGCCTTCCTCCGCAGCGAGGACGACGTGGCCCTGCCCTGCATCCGCAAGCTGGTGGCAG CCAGCAGCTTCGCCAAGCCCAAGGTGCTGACGGCCGCCTCCACCCTCAAGTTCATCCCCGAGGAGCTGGCTGTTTTCTGCCGGGATTTCCGCCTGCTCCGCTTCCGCTTCCACGAGAGCGGCTTGGCTCCGCAGGCGTTTCGG GTCGCCAACGCCATCGCCCAGGCGCGGGAGGCGGCCGCGTGGCTGGGGGACGCCGGCGAGGGGCGCGAGGGCTGGTCCTGCCCTGCCGAAGCCCCTtcggaggatgaggaggaggaggaggaggaggaggaaggctcgGCCGCCACGCTGCTCTTCGAGAGCCTGCGCgactgggagaaggagctgaagCGCCTGGGTGCCGCGGGCTGGAGGGTGAGCGCCGTCAACGAGCGCTTCGACATGGCCCCCAG CCTCCCCCGGTACCTGTGGGTGCCCAGCGGGCTCCTGGACCACGACCTGAAGCGGATCTTCGCCCACTTCGAGGAGCGCCGCGTGCCC CGCCTGTGCTGGCACCACCCCGGCGGCGGTGACCTGCTGCGAGCCGCCGGCTTCCACGCAGCCTCGGAGCCGGGCAGCGAGGACGTGAG GTGCCTGgaggctctgctgctggggggcCGCGGGCCCTGCGTGCTGGCCGACGCCGCCGAGCTGCCCACCCTCGCCGACATCCAGCTCGCCCACCTCAAGCTGCGGGCGCTCTGCCTGCCCG GCGCGGCGGCGGAGGAGAAGTGGCTCTCGGCTCTGGAGGGGACGCGCTGGCTGGACCACGTCCG CACCTGCTTGAGAAAAGCCGTCGAGGTGGCATCGCTGCTGGCGGGGAGACGCTGCTCCGTCCTCCTGCAAG AACCCTCGGACCGCGACCTGAACTGCCTGCTGGCCTCGCTGGTGCAGCTCCTGGGGGACCCCCACgcccgcaccctgcccggcTTCCAGAGCCTGGTGCAGCGGGAGTGGGTGGCAGCCGGGCACCCCTTTCCCTGTCGCCTCGGGCTCCTGCGTCGCGACAGCCCCCGCGAGGAG GCCCCCgttttcctgctgttcctgGACTGCACGTGGCAGCTGGTGCGGCAATTCCCGGCAGCTTTCGGCTTCACCGAGGCGTACCTCCTGGCCCTCCACGACAGCAGCTTCGCCCCTTACTTCAGCACCTTCCTCTTCAGCTGccagcggcagcggggccgcggcaGCCCG cagcGGTCCCGCAGCCAGACCTACACGCCGGTGAGCGGCTGGCGGGACCCCTCCCCGCGGGCGGGCAACGCTGCCCGCGAGCTGCCCGCCGTCTGGGACTGGGGGCTGCGCTACAGCCGGCAGCAGCGAGCCCGGTTCAGGAACCCGGCGGGTGCTGCGGCAAGCGTGGgaccccctgcagccccccggacCCCAGGCAGG CCCGCCGACGCCTGGCCGGGGGCCGGCAGCGTTTTCGCGCTGTCCAAGGGGACGTTGTCACCCCAACCCTTTCCCTGGAGgagcggccgccccccgccgcgcctgTCCCGCTGGGCCCCCTCCCTGGAGAGCCTCGGCGAGCGGGGAGGTAGCCCGGGGGGCAACCGGCCCTCCGCACCCGCCCCGGGGCTACTGCTGCCCTGCGCCGCGGGACCCTCGGTCCGGCTCTGGCGACGCTGTTACCTGCGGGGTCTGCCCGAGGCACAG CGCGGCCGCTTCGCCCCGTCTCCGGCCGGCCTGGCCGAGGAGCTGACGCTGCTGCAGGACCGGCTCCGTGCCTGGCAGTCGGCGAGACCCCGCGCCGAGGCCGCCGGTGGCCCCCTCGCACCCTCGCGGTGA
- the SF3B4 gene encoding splicing factor 3B subunit 4 yields MAAGPISERNQDATVYVGGLDEKVSEPLLWELFLQAGPVVNTHMPKDRVTGQHQGYGFVEFLSEEDADYAIKIMNMIKLYGKPIRVNKASAHNKNLDVGANIFIGNLDPEIDEKLLYDTFSAFGVILQTPKIMRDPDTGNSKGYAFINFASFDASDAAIEAMNGQYLCNRPITVSYAFKKDSKGERHGSAAERLLAAQNPLSQADRPHQLFADAPPPPSVPTPVVTSLGPGVTPPGLPPPGSFPPPVPPPGAMPPGMPPAMPPPPMPPGAGAPGPPSGAAPSGGHPPHPHPFPPGGMHHPGMPPMQVHHGPPGMGQHHPGPPGSGGQPPPRPPPGMPHPGPPPMGMPPRGPHFGSPMGHPGPMPHHGMRGPPPLMPPHGYNGPPRPPPYGYQRVPLPPRPAQRPPGVPPRGPLRGPLP; encoded by the exons atggcggcggggccCATCTCCGAGCGGAACCAGG ATGCGACGGTGTACGTTGGGGGCTTGGATGAGAAGGTCAGTGAGCCGCTGCTCTGGGAGCTCTTTCTCCAGGCGGGACCGGTGGTCAATACCCATATGCCCAAGGATCGAGTCACGGGCCAGCACCAAG GCTATGGGTTTGTGGAGTTCCTCAGCGAGGAGGACGCAGATTATGCCATTAAGATCATGAACATGATCAAGTTGTACGGGAAGCCGATCCGAGTGAACAAAGCCTCGGCTCACAACAAAAACCTGGACGTGGGGGCCAACATCTTCATCGGCAACCTGGACCCCGAAATCGATGAGAAGCTGCTGTACGACACCTTCAGCGCCTTTGGGGTCATCCTGCAGACGCCCAAGATCATGCGAGACCCCGACACGGGCAACTCGAAGGGTTACGCCTTCATCAACTTCGCCAGCTTCGATGCCTCGGACGCTGCCATCGAGGCCATGAACGGACAGTACCTCTGCAACAGGCCCATCACCGTTTCCTACGCCTTCAAAAAAGATTCTAAAGGCGAGCGGCACGGCTCGGCCGCCGAGCGTCTCCTGGCAGCCCAGAACCCGCTCTCGCAGGCGGATCGGCCCCATCAGCTCTTCGCCGacgctcctcctcctccgtcTGTCCCGACGCCTGTTGTCACCTCCCTGGGACCTGGTGTCACCCCTCCAG GCCTCCCGCCCCCAGGATCGTTCCCCCCGCCGGTGCCACCCCCCGGAGCGATGCCTCCCGGCATGCCTCCCGCCATGCCACCCCCACCCATGCCGCCCGGCGCGGGTGCCCCTGGTCCCCCCTCCGGGGCCGCGCCCAGCGGGGGACACCCGCCTCACCCGCACCCCTTCCCTCCGGGCGGGATGCACCATCCGG GAATGCCTCCCATGCAAGTGCACCATGGGCCGCCTGGGATGGGCCAGCATCACCCAGGACCGCCGGGCTCCGGAGGCCAGCCtcccccacggccccccccTGGCATGCCACACCCTggacccccacccatgggtATGCCACCCCGAGGACCTCATTTCGGGTCGCCCATGG GTCACCCAGGCCCCATGCCGCACCACGGGATGCGCGGCCCTCCTCCGCTGATGCCTCCTCACGGCTACAATGgtccccctcgccccccgccgtACGGCTATCAGAGGGTCCCCTtgcccccccggcccgcgcAGAGGCCCCCCGGGGTGCCGCCGCGTGGCCCCCTGAGGGGCCCCCTGCCCTAA